Below is a window of Pseudobdellovibrionaceae bacterium DNA.
GATTTGGGAACTGATTCCCGCGCCGATCCTGCTTTTGTGCCTGGCGGTTCAGATGTGTTTCGGCCTGATGGCGTTTTGGATTTACCCCCAGTTCAAAGAGCAGGGGATTCCGGAACGCGCCTTCTTCGAACGCGAATAAACTCTACTTCACGCCGAAGTCGATGTGGCGCAGGATTTCGATGGTGGTGTCGCGCTGGCGCGGCCCCCCGGGTGCTTTTTGCGGCTTTAGATCTTTGGCATGACCCGCGAAAATATAGTCGCGTTCGCCTTTGCGCACGACTCCCACGAACCAACCGAACATCGGTGCCGATTCTTTCAGGCACGTATGACCACGGACGCAACCGGTTCCGGTTTTGCCCCAGAGTTCGAAGCCGAGACCTTTCGCCACCTCGATCTTCATCACCGCCCGTGTCTGCTCGGCGGCTTTCTTCGAAACTTTCAGTTCGTGCCGCCAAAGGCGTTTGAGAAAGTCGATTTGCTCGCGCGCGGAAATTTGTAAAGTCGAAGAGACCCACGCGTCCTTGAGTCCTCCACCGAAGTCCTCATTCCCGTATTTGAAATCTTGGAGGTACGTCCCGATCTTCGCCCTTCCGATTTGCGGCATCAGCCACTCGGTCACCCACTTCGCCGAAGCGCTCATGAAGCTCAACGGCGTGAGATCTTGATCGATTTCGGCGCGACCGCGTTTCACCCCGTCCCAGGGAATGACTTGTCGCTCGTCCTTGAAGACGCCCTCGTTGAACGCCATCAGCGAAGCGGGAATTTTGAACGTCGAGTACGGAGACCGCCGCTCATCGCAAAGCGCGACATTGTGCTCGGTCACTTGCCGATTCGTTTGCAGCTCAACCAGCAGGAAGCAAGCGTCACGGTCCTGAAAAAGGCGTTGGTAGTCCGGGCGAGCCCCCGCGGTCTTCGCGCACAATCCCAGCAGCGCGGGGAAGACGATAAAACTCATAAAACATCGGTTCATCCCGATAGAGTTCACGTTCGCGGTGAATTTGGCTAGCGTTTGTTCCGCGATGCCGTGAGACTGAAATCCACGCAGGAGGTGACAATGTCGCAAGAAAGCCAAGAAGTGACCGCGCTACGCGAATTCTACGCGGCCCTCAGTCGCAATGACATCGACGCCACCTGCGCATTTTTGGATCCGCAGATCTACCGCGTCGAATTCGAAGGGGCCCCAAACTCGGGAACCTATCGCGGCCTCGAGGCGCTCCGCGAGCACATCGCGAGCGGTCGAAGCACATGGGCCGAAGGCGCCTGCAAGCCCGAAGTCTTCCACACCACAGGCGACAAAATCCTGGTGGACGTTCACGTCCACGTGCGCCTGCACGGCAACGAAAAATGGATCGACGGCCGCGTCGTGGACGGCTTCCGATTCGTCAACGGCAAGATCACGGAGTTCCACTCCTTTACGACCGCCGAAAAAGCCCAGGCATGGGCGGGAACTCCGACGAGCGCTACTTCTTCGGAGTGATGGATTTCACCGGACTCACTTTTTTGCGCGGTTTTTCCTCACGCGTTTTTTTGTCCTCGACGTTTTTGATGTAACCGTTTTCGGCGGCCCAGTTCGCGATGTGGAGCTTCGCCAAGACGTGATCCCGCAGTTCGACTTGTAGCCACTGTTGAAACTCGGCGTCCCGCTTTCCGGCGTGCAACGCATCCAGCGCACGAAGGCCCAAACCCGCATCAAGGCGATGACGCTCGAGCAGGCTCAGAAGCTCCATTTCCTTTTTGGTGGGTTCGAAGTGGGTCTGCGGATTCTCGGTCTTCATCGTCGACGGAGTCGACGCCTCGGGCGGGCTCGGTGACGCCGCCGTCGCTTCCGCCACGGCGGGCGCTTCGATTGGCGCGGCGGTCACGTCCGACGTCTTCGCCGCTCTGGCAGTACCCGTCGCGGCGACTTCGGACGCGGCAGGGCCTGCGGCGGGCTGGATGCCCACGCGTAGACCGTAGCCCAAGGCCGCGATGAGCAGGATCACGGCCGAAAGAACAAGGGCATTTCGTTTGTTCATCAGAAGGGCACGGATTGCACGTCGATGACGTCGCTCGCGGCGCCCGAGTTGTCCCAGATGTCGTGAATGGAGGTCGCCATGACGTATTCCCCGAGCGCGACATCTTGCTCAAGAATTTGCAACGTGGTCGTCGAAGGCGAGATCGCGATCGGCGTTTGGCGCACGAGCAGCGGCGAACCTCCGGCGGAATACGTGCGACGGATGACCGGCGTAAACGTCGCGCCGCCCGCTTGGGCGAAATAGCGCACGGGCACCGATCCCACTTGCCCGTTCGTGTCGACGATCATGACATTGTTTGCGTCGTCCTCGTCCGGCGACATCAGCAGGAACGCCAAATACTCGGTCGCGCCGTCCTGCAAGAAGCCGCGGATGCGGTAAAATCCGCCGATGGGTGAACCGTCGGGCTTCAGGCCCGGAATCATCGAGAACTCGACCGCGACGGGGCTCGTGGTCGTACCGTTCGAAACGACGATCCGTTTTCCGTCCCACGGGAATTGGTAAGTGTCGCCATTGTTCACGAAACCGTGCCCCACGACGCCCAGGTATTCCGTGAAGGCCGGTGAGGTGCGCGAATACAAATAAACCATCGCCTGATCGGCGTCGGCATCCACCACCGTGAACTCGACGGTCGGCGGATTGCCGGTCGTGGCCACCGGGTTGTCGACCGTCGTCGTCACCGTGGGCGGCGTGTGATCCGCCTCCGCATTTTCGCGGATCTTGTCCAGAACGCTCGACCAGTTCGTCGCGTTCTTCCATTGAAAGCCGTTGTACATCGCTCGACGGTAGTTGTTCCACGCCTCGCCGATGCCGCCTTCGATGGAAAGACCGATCTGCACGCCGTCTCGGTGCGTACCGAGAGTGCTCGCCATGATCGCATCGCCGAGATCGCGCAACACTTCATCCGCCGCGGCGGCGACGTTGGCGTCGCCCGCGACTTTCAGCATACGCAGGAAGTGTCCGGCGTCGCGGTAGCTCGACGGCCGACCGTAAGTGCCGCCCGTCCCGTACGTGGGATTCGAGTGGGTCAACTGCTGGGTGATGCGACCGATACCGAGCGCGCCGCCGACCAAGGCGGAAGTGAGCTTCGCCGTCGACGCCGCCACTTTATCCAGCTTCGCGGTTTCAAGGCCCATCTGCGTGCGCAAATAGAGTTCGGGCACCGAAGCCGTGCGGTGGTGCGCGTCCCAGCCCGCGATGATCTCGGGAGCCAAGGTCTTCACGTCCGCCGTCGGACGCGCGACGAAGCTGTTCAGCGCCGCGGTGTAATCCCAACCGGGTCCGAAATCGATTTCCGCGCTCGCGAAGAAATACTGGGCCAGATCCTTCAATTCGAACGCGACCTCCAGGTTGCCCATCAAGCAGGTGTCGAAGGCCAGGAAGTCGAATTTGCTCTGACGGATTTTCCGAGCAACGTGGTGACCGCGCTTTTCACGTCGGCGACGGTCATCGAGGTCGGACGCACGGTTCCGTTTTGCGTATCGCCGCCGTAACCGCCGTCCCAGGCACCGCCGTGATCCCACAGCACCAGGCCGCGTCTTTTCGACGGGAACTGGTTGAAGGCCTTCTGCGCCAGATCGACCATCACGTTCACGTCGTCGAAGTTCTGCTCGGGATAAGTCGCGATCACCCGCGACTGTCCACCACCGAGAATTTCGTAAACGACGGTGCCGTCCGGATAATTTCCGGTCGTTCCCGGAATGTCCTGTGACGAGTCGTAATCGATCGCGGCGATCACGCGCACTTGGGAGGAAAGATTCGCGGCTTCCATCTCGCGCAAATCGATCAGCATCGAATTCGACAAATTGTGATCCGCGTGACCGTAGACGAAGATCGTCCACTCCGCACGCTCCTGCGAAGGCAAACTGGATTCACGCGTGCACGCTCCCGTGAAGAGCGCTAACGAAAGAAAAAAGACTCCAAAAATCCCACGCGGGAA
It encodes the following:
- a CDS encoding class D beta-lactamase encodes the protein MSFIVFPALLGLCAKTAGARPDYQRLFQDRDACFLLVELQTNRQVTEHNVALCDERRSPYSTFKIPASLMAFNEGVFKDERQVIPWDGVKRGRAEIDQDLTPLSFMSASAKWVTEWLMPQIGRAKIGTYLQDFKYGNEDFGGGLKDAWVSSTLQISAREQIDFLKRLWRHELKVSKKAAEQTRAVMKIEVAKGLGFELWGKTGTGCVRGHTCLKESAPMFGWFVGVVRKGERDYIFAGHAKDLKPQKAPGGPRQRDTTIEILRHIDFGVK
- a CDS encoding nuclear transport factor 2 family protein, translated to MSQESQEVTALREFYAALSRNDIDATCAFLDPQIYRVEFEGAPNSGTYRGLEALREHIASGRSTWAEGACKPEVFHTTGDKILVDVHVHVRLHGNEKWIDGRVVDGFRFVNGKITEFHSFTTAEKAQAWAGTPTSATSSE